The Methylobacterium durans nucleotide sequence GCCAGCGCGGCGCGCCCCGGCCTCGGCGCGGGCCGCGATATGGTCGACGAAGTCGCGGATGTGGACCATGCCGCGGGGGTCGTCGAGGGTCTCGCCATAGACCGGCAGACGCGAGTGCCCGGCGGTACGGAACAGCTTCAGGAGGTCGCCGAGGCTCGTGTCGATCGAGACCGCGACGATGTCGGCCCGGGGGATCATCACGTCGTCGACCCGCACCTTGTGCAGGCCGAGCACGTTCTTGAGCATGGCCCGTTCCAGGGGCGAGAAGGCGTTCTCGCCGTTGTCGGGCTCGGAGAGGGCCCCTCGATGTCGTCGCGCAGCGAATCGCGCGGCTTCAGGTGGAGGGCCTGGAGCAGCCGGTCGTACCAGGGCTCGCGGGCGCCGGCCTCACCGTCTGCGGAGGGGAGCGCGGCCTGGGCCGCGCCGCGACTTCGATCGTTCGTCATGTCTCTCGGGTCTGGGGTATGCGCCGGGCGTCTGCCTCAATCGGCGTAGGGGTCGGGCACGCCGAGGGTGCGCAGGGCCGCCACTTCGAGGGCTTCCATCGCATCGGCCTCGGCCTCGCCGGTCTCATGGTCCTGGCCGAGAAGGTGCAGCGTGCCATGAACGAGAAGGTGCGCGAGATGATCGGCGAGCGGCTTCGACTGCTCGGCACTCTCGCGCAGCATCGTGTCATACGCAAGGACGACGTCGCCGAGCGGGGCCGCCATCCCGGCGATTGCGGGCTGCGGGGCGGCCGGGAAGGACAGCACGTTGGTGGGCTTGTCCTTGCCGCGCCAGCTGCGGTTCAGCGCCTGCACGGCGGCATCGTCGGTGAGCAGGACGCTGACCTCGAGCGCGCCCCCGGGTGCCCCCGGTGCGGCGGCGTACCCCGCCTCGACGGCGCGGATCACCAGCGCCTCGAGATCGGGCGCGACGCCCTCCCAGCGCGGGTCCTCCACGGCGACGTCGATCTCGAGAGGCATGTCAGGCGAGCGGGCGGCGGCGCGGGTTCGGGTTGCGGTCGGCCTCCGCCTCGCCGTGCGACGCCTTCTCGTAGGCCGTGACGATGCGGCGGACGAGGTCGTGACGCACCACGTCGACGTCCCTGAAGGTGACGCGGCCGATCCCCTCGACCCCGTCGAGGATCGAGACCGCCTCGACGAGACCGGAGCGCTGGCCGGGCGGCAGGTCGATCTGGCTCGGATCGCCGGTGACGATCATGCGCGAGTTCTCGCCGAGCCGGGTCAGGAACATCTTCATCTGCATCGAGGTCGTGTTCTGCGCCTCGTCGAGGAGCACCACGGCGTTCGTCAGCGTGCGCCCGCGCATGAAGGCAAGCGGCGCGATCTCGATCTGCCCCGTCTGCAGGCCGCGGTCGACGTGGCGCGCCTCCATGAAGTCGTAGAGGGCGTCGTAGATCGGGCGGAGGTAGGGATCGACCTTCTCCCGCATGTCGCCGGGCAGGAAGCCGAGCCGCTCGCCCGCCTCGACCGCCGGGCGCGACAGGATCAGGCGCTCGACGTGGCCCTGCTCCAGGAGCGAGACCGCGTGGCCGACGGCGAGCCAGGTCTTGCCGGTTCCGGCCGGCCCCTCCGCGAAGACGAGCTCGTTGCTGCGGAGCGCCTTGATGTAGGCGTCCTGCGCGGCGCTGCGGGCGCGTACGGCACCGCGGCGGCGGGTGGCGATCTGGTCGAATTGCGGCCGGTCGGATTCGGCGGCGATCTCGGCCGAGGGAAAGAGGTTGCCTTGGACTGTCGTCTCCTGGATGGCGCCATCGACGTCGCCGAGCGTCAGCGCGGTGCCCGATTCCTGGGCGCGGGCGTAGAGCCGCTCGAAGACGCGGCGCGCCTTCTCGGCCGCGTCCGGCGCGCCCTTCACGACGAGGTGGTTGCCGAGCGCCGTCGCCGTCACGCCGAGGCGGCGCTCGATATGGGCGACGTTCTGGTCGTACTGGCCGAAGACGAGGCTCGCGAGGCGGTTGTCGTCGAAGGTCAGCGACACCTCGACCGTCTCCATGATCTCGCCGGGCCGGGAAGCGGGGCCGCGCCCCCGCAAGGCGCCCCCACGGCCGGAGGCTCCGTCGCTCGTGCTCAAGCGGATGTCCTTCTGGTCAACGGTCTCACGCGGCGGCCGCTTCGGACAGGGTCGCGCCGAACAGGCTGTTGGCGCCGGCCTCGACGATGCGCACGGGCAGGATCGTGCCGATGCTGGCGGCCGGAGCGTCGACCTGCACGGCGAGCAGGTGCGGCGTCTTGCCGGCGACCTGCCCCGGGTGACGCCCGGCCTTCTCGACGAGGATCTCGGTCGTCCGGCCCACCGCCGCCTTCTGGTAGGCGTGGCGCTGCCGGTCGAGGAGGGCCTGGAGCGCGGCGAGGCGCTCGCTCTTCACGGATTCCGGCACCGCGTCGGCGCGCTCCGCCGCGGGCGTGCCGGGGCGGGAGCTGTACTTGAACGAGAAGGCGCTCTCGAAGCCGATCTCGGCCACGAGGCGCATCGTCTCGGAAAACTCCGCGTCGGTCTCGCCGGGAAAGCCGACGATGAAGTCGGAGGAGAGGGCGATGTCGGGCCGGGCCGCACGGACCCGGTCGATCAGGCGGCGGTACGCGTCGCCGGTGTGGCGCCGGTTCATCGCCGCGAGCACCCGGTCCGACCCCGACTGCACGGGCAGGTGCAGGTAGGGCATCAGGGCGGGGATCTCGGCATGGGCCCGGATCAGGTCCTCGCCCATGTCGTTGGGGTGGCTCGTCGTGTAGCGGAGGCGCGCGATGCCGGGGATCTCGGCCACGGCGCGCATCAGGTCGGCGAGCGTCGCCGGCCCGCCGTCCGGGCCCGCCCCGTGATAGGCGTTCACGTTCTGCCCGATCAGCGTGATCTCGCGCACGCCGCCCTCGGCGAGGGCGCGCGCCTCGGCGAGCACGGCCGGGACCGAGCGCGAGACTTCGGCCCCGCGGGTGTAGGGCACAACGCAGAAGGCGCAGAACTTGTCGCAGCCCTCCTGCACGGTGAGGAAGGCGGAGACGCCCCTGTTCCGCCGCGCGGGCAGGTGGTCGAACTTGTCCTCGACCGGAAATTCGGTGTCGACGACGCGCTTCTCCCGCGACTGCTCCAGGAGCTCCGGCAGCCGGTGATAGCTCTGGGGGCCCACCACCACGTCGACGGCAGGCGCCCGTGCCAGGATCTCGGCGCCCTCGGCCTGCGCCACGCAGCCCGCCACCACGATGCGGGTGTCGCGGCCCTCCTGCCGGCGCTCGCCTTTCAGCACGCGCAGGCGTCCAAGCTCGGAATAGACCTTCTCGGCAGCCTTCTCGCGGATGTGGCAGGTGTTGAGGACGACGACGTCCGCGTCCTCGACGGAATCGGTCGCCGCGTAGCCCTGCTGCCCGAGCACGTCCGCCATGCGGGCGGCGTCGTAGGCATTCATCTGGCATCCGTAGGATCGGACGAAGGCTTTCTTCAACGATTCGGGTCCCGGACGGCGTAGGGGGCGGGCCCGTCCGCGCGTCGCGGGGGCCGGATGGATCATCGAGGGCGCGCGTCTACCACGTTTTTCACCGGGCGTCGCGCGGCCCGATTCACGCTGCGGCGCTCTGGCGGCGCTCTGGCGGCGCTCTGGCGGCGCGCTGGCGCCGCGCTTGCTTGCCCCCGGGCGCCGAACCGGCCGGGGCCGGAATGACGAGGTGTGCGTGACCGAGCTTGAGCGTGCCGTGCGGGAGATCTCCGAGGAGATGCGGCAGCGGCCGGACCGCGGCGAGGTGGCCTCCTACATCCCGGAACTGGCCCGGGTCGACCCGCAGGCCTTCGGGCTCGTCGTGATCGACGCGGACGGGAACGTGGCCGCGGGGGGCGACAGCGACGTCGCCTTCTCGATCCAGAGCATCTCGAAGGTGTTCACTCTGACGCTCGCGCTCGGCACGGTCGGCGACCGGCTCTGGCGGCGGGTCGGGCGCGAGCCCTCGGGGAGCCCTTTCAACTCCATCGTGCAGCTGGAGCGGGAGCAGGGCGTCCCGCGCAACCCCTTCATCAACGCGGGCGCGATCGCGGTGACCGACGTGATCCTGTCAGGCCACCAGCCGCGGGAGGCGCTGGGCGAGATCCTGCGCTTCATGCAGTTCGTGGCCGACGATTCGTCGATCGCGATCGACGAGGCGGTGGCGGCCTCCGAGCAGCGCACGGGCTTCCGCAACAGTGCGCTCGCCAATTACATGAAATCCTTCGGCGTGATCGAGAATCCGGTCGCGTACACGCTCGGCGTCTACTTCCACCACTGCGCCATCGCGATGACCTGCCGCCAGCTCGCGAAGGCCGGGCGCTTCCTCGCCCATTCCGGGCGCAACCCGGCGACCGGGCATCTCGTGGTGCAGCCGGAGCGGGCACGCCGCATCAACGCGATCATGCTGACCTGCGGCCATTACGACGGCTCGGGCGAGTTCGCCTATCGCGTCGGCCTGCCCGGCAAGAGCGGGGTCGGCGGCGGCATCCTCGCGGTCGCTCCGGGCAAGGCGTCGATCGCCGTCTGGTCGCCGGGCCTCGACGCCGCCGGCAACTCGCATCTCGGCCGGATCGCGCTCGAGGCGCTGACCCGGCGGATGGGCTGGTCGATCTTCGGAACCTGACGAGGTCAGGGCTTGCGGGTGCGCTCGGCTTCCTGGATCGCCGCCTCGTGGTACCAGGCGCCGGCGCCGGTCTCGACGACCGGATAGGAGGCCGCGGCAGCCTTCGGTGTGCCGGCGTGCCAGCCGGCCGCCCGCGGCCGCACGGGGAACTGGTAGATCTTGGCCGTCTCGCGACGGGGACTCGCTGTCATCGGACCGTATCTCCCTGTGACGCGACAACCTCGAACCGAGGCTCCGGTTCAAGATATCGGCGCTGCACAGGCTTTGCACCGCCTGCTTGCAATAAAATCAGCATTTGCCGGCAATTTGCGCAGCCAAGGTATTGCCAATTCGCTCGGCATAGGCTCCTGGCGCTTTTTTGACCTGCATCCGATCCGTGCAACGGGCCTGCTTGAGGCGGCAGCGCCCCCGCGCGGAGCCCACGCGATGGGCGGCACAGCCTTCGTTAACGCGGGCGTGAGCAGAAGCGCGGGGCGTACGGAGTGGCGACGCGCGGGCAGAAGACCCCGGAACGAAGCTGGCATCATTCATGCTAACGAGGGCTTCGGCCGGAGGCTGCGACGGATCGTCAAGAATCAACGCCAGAATCGCATGAGCAGGTGACGAGAGATCTCCAATGACGAAATTCAAACTCGAATATATCTGGCTCGACGGCTACGCGCCGACCCCGAACCTGCGCGGCAAGACCCAGATCAAGGAATTCGACAGCTTCCCGTCGCTTGAGCAACTCCCGCTCTGGGGCTTCGACGGCAGCTCGACCAAGCAGGCCGAGGGCAGCTCGTCCGACTGCGTGCTGAAGCCCGTCCGCCACTTTCCGGACCCCGCCCGCAGCAACGGCGTGCTGGTGCTCTGCGAGGTGATGATGCCGGACGGCACCACCCCGCACCCCTCGAACAAGCGCGCCACCATCCTCGACGACGAGGGCGCCTGGTTCGGCTTCGAGCAGGAATACTTCTTCTACAAGAACGGCCGCCCGCTCGGTTTCCCCGAGACCGGCTTCCCCGCCCCGCAGGGCCCGTACTACACGGGCGTCGGCTACTCGAATGTCGGCTCGGTCGCGCGCCAGATCGTCGAGGAGCATCTCGACCTCTGCCTCGCCGCCGGCATCAACCACGAGGGCATCAACGCCGAGGTGGCGAAGGGCCAGTGGGAGTTCCAGATCTTCGGCAAGGGCTCCAAGAAGGCCGCCGACGAGATGTGGATGGCGCGCTACCTGATGCAGCGCCTCTGCGAGAAGTACGAGATCGACATCGAGTACCATTGCAAGCCGCTCGGCGACACCGACTGGAACGGCTCGGGCATGCACTGCAACTTCTCGACGACGTACCTGCGCGAGACGGGCGGCAAGGCCTATTTCGAGGCGCTGATGGCGGCTTTCGAGGCGAACATCGAAGACCACATCGCGGTCTACGGCCCGGACAACCACATGCGTCTGACCGGCAAGCACGAGACGGCGCCGTGGAACAAGTTCAGCTACGGCGTGGCCGACCGCGGCGCCTCGATCCGCGTGCCGCACAGCTTCGTGAAGAACGATTACAAGGGCTATCTCGAGGATCGCCGCCCGAACTCCATGGGCGACCCCTACCAGATCGCCTCGCAGGTCCTGAAGACGATCGCGTCGGTCGAGACCGGCAGCGCGTCGAAGGCCGCGGCCTGATCCACGAGACCCGGCGCGGGCTCCGCGCCGGCCACGCCTTCCCGGACGGGCCGTCACCCACGAGGTGGCGGCCCGTTCCCGTTCCGACGGGGGAGGTGGGGCGTCCGCCCGCCTCGACGCGGATGGACCGGGCGCGGGTCCCTTCTCGTTCCGAGAGGGACAGGGTGAGGAATTCGCCGTGTCCGGAGACGGGAATGCTTCGTTAGACGGCCGGGAGGCCTGCGGCGCCGAGATCGGCGGTGGGGCCAGCCGGCTCGCGGCGCTCCTCGCAGGGCGCCAGCGGCTCCGGCCGCCCGGTCACGGCCCGCCGCATGGCGGCGCGGACCTGGGCCTCCGCCAGCGCCGTCACCACCTTTCGGTCCGTGCCCGCCTCGAAGGTGATCGGGGCGCCCCAGACGACGTGCACGTCGATCGGCCCGCGGCGCACGAACAGGGCGAGATGGGGCGCGAGTTCCATGTCGCCGTACCACGCCACCTCCGGCCGCTCGTTCCGGTCGAGCGGCAGGCCGTTCCGGCGCGGATAGGTGATAGCCAGCGGCTGCAGCCGGATCCGGTCGAGCCGGGCGCCCTCGGCCTGGATCGCGGCGCGGGCGGCGCCGACGAGGGACGAGCGGAAGGGCAGGATGCGGTTGCCGTCCCCCGTCGTGCCCTCGGCGAACAGAACGATGAGATCGCCCGCGGCGAGCCGCGTCCCCACCGTGGCGTTGACGTGCGCGGTGGCCGCGCGGCGGGCGCGGTCGATGAAGACGGTGCGTTGCAGGCGGGCGAGCGTCCCGATCAGGGGCCAGCCCGCGATCTCGGATTTCGCCACGAAGGAGAGCGGCCGCAGGGAGCCGAGCGCCGCGATGTCGAGCCAGGAGACGTGGTTCGCGAGGACCAGGGCCGGCTCGCCGAGGGCGGGCGGCGTCCCGCTCTGCGTGACGCGCACGCCGAAGATCCGCAGGACGATCCGGTGGAACAAGGCCGGCGCGTGGGCGGCGACCCGGCCGCGCCCAAAGCGCAGGCTCAGCCAGTGCGGGCCTATCAGCACCGCGAAGGCGAGCGCGCACAGCGCGAGGCGCAGGGCTGTGAGGAGGGCGCTCATCGTCCGGGGCGCAGGCCGGCTCAGGCGAGCGTCGCGCGCATGGTGAGCGCGGTCGTCCGGCTGCCGTCGGCACGGGTGTAGTAGCCGGTGCGCTCGCCGACCTGCGTGAAGCCGTGGCGCGCGTAGAGTCGGAGCGCCGGCCGGTTGCCCTCGTCGACCTCGAGATGCACGAGGCGCACGCCCGCATGGGCGAGATGGGTCAGGTGCTCGCGCAGGAGGCGGTGGCTGAGGCCGCCGCCCCGCGCGGTGGGGGCGAGGACCAGGGTCAGGATCTCGGCCTCGTCCCCGACCCGGCGGGAGAGGATGAAGCCCTGGACCGCGCCGGCCCGCCAGAGGGCGTGCGCCTCGGTCGAGCGCTCGCACAGCATCCGCTCGAACTCGTGCGCGTCCCAGGGGCGGGCGAAGGCGGTGGCGTGGATGCGGGCCAGCGCCCGCGCCTGCCCGGAATCGCGCAGGGGCGCCACGTAGGGCTCGGGGCCCCAGGCATCCCACCAGGCGAGCCACCATTCGAGGGGCCAGAACGGGGAGACCGGTCGCGTCATCGGCGGGCGAGCCTCGCATGGTCCTGCGGCTGCGCGTCGGGACCGCGCAGGTAGAGGGGTCGGGGCAGTGCCTGATCCGGATCGGCGAGGAGGCCGAGGGAGGCGACCCAAGCGATCTCGGGCGGGTGCGTGCCGGCGATTTCGGCCGCGATGCCGCGGGCCTTCGCGGCGGCGGCGAGCGCTGGCGCGCCCGAACCGACCAGGGTGAGCGGCCCCGTCCCGAGACGGTCGAGGGCGGCCTCGACGGGGAGATGGCTCGGCGGCACCACGATGCCGTCGCCGACGCTCATCGCCTGCAGGTAGACGGCGCCGTGGCGGGCATCGATCGCGGCGGCGATCAGGCCGCCGCCGTTCATCGCCAGGAGCGGCGCGAGCAGCGCCGACAGGGTGGTGACGCCGACGACCGGGATGCGGGCGGCGAGCCCGACCGCACGGGCGGCCGAGAGCCCGACGCGCAGGCCGGTATAGCTGCCGGGACCCACCGTGACGGCCACCCGGTCGAGGCTCTCGAAGCCACCCTCCACCCGGGAGATCACCCGCTCGACAAGGGGCAGAAGGGCCTCCGCGTGCCCGCGGGACAGCACCATGCTCTCCTCGGCCAGAAGGTCGTCCGACGTGTCCGTCGCGACGCAGGCTGCGCAGGCGTCGAGCGCCGTGTCGATGGCCAGGATACGCACGCTGACTCCAGATGCCGCCGGCGACGGGCCGGACGGTCGCCCCTCGAAATCCCACGCGCTGCGAGCGCGAACGAAATGGTATGGCAAAAGGGCCGCCCCGTCAGCGCGGCGCGGCCCCCGAAGCGTCATGCCGGCGGCGAGTGTTGCCGCGTTGCGTCGGCGGCCCCCTGTCGGCGGCGATCAGACCGCCTGGACCTCGCGCACGTCCGGCAGGAAATGGCGGAACAGGTTCTGCACTCCGTGCCGGAGCGTCGCGGTGGAGGAGGGGCAGCCAGAGCAGGCCCCCTTCATCTCCAGGTAGACGACACCCTCCTTGTAGCCGCGGAAGGTGATGTCGCCGCCGTCGCCCGCCACGGCCGGCCGAACGCGGGTCTCGAGCAGATCCTTGATCGTCGCCACCGTGTCGGCGTCGGCCTCGTCGTAGAATTCGTCGTCGCTCTCCTCAGCGACGGAAACGCCCTCGGCGAGGACGGGCGCGCCCGACTGGAAGTGCTCCATGATGGCGCCGAGCACGGCGGGCTTCACCTGGGGCCAGCCGTCTCCGCCCTCGGCCTTGGTGACCGAGATGAAATCGTGCCCGAAATAGACGCCGGCGACGCCGGGCACGTCGAATAGGCGCTGCGCCAGCGGTGAGCGGGCGGCGGCCTCGGCATCGCGCGCCTCGAAGGTGGCCTCCGGCAGCACGACGCGGCCGGGCAAGAACTTCAGGGTGGCGGGATTCGGGGTGGCTTCGGTCTGGATGAACATGGCTTCGTCGGATCCTCGTCCTCTGCGCCGGTTCAAGGCCGGCCGGGAACGGCGCGCGGGGCGCCCCGTCCCATGTGGACCGCCGGGCGAATTTTCTCAACGGGTCCGCTCCGCACCCGCGGGCCGAAAACTGCGCACGGGCAATCGACAAGGGGCCCCGGTTCGTGTACGGGCAGCGCCAACTCACAACAGGATGCCGAAATCCTGACGCTCGATTCCCGTCTCGGGGCGCGGGCGCAACGGCCGGAGCTTTGCCATGAACATCATCCAGCAACTTGAGCAGGAAGAGGTCGCTCGTCTTGCCAAGACCATCCCGGATTTCGAGCCGGGCGACACCGTGATCGTCAACGTCCGCGTGAAGGAAGGCGACCGCACCCGCGTGCAGGCCTACGAGGGCGTCTGCATCGCCCGGTCCGGCGGCGGCCTCAACGAGAGCTTCACCGTCCGGAAGATCTCCTACGGCGAGGGCGTCGAGCGCGTCTTCCCGGTGCATTCCCCGATGATCGACTCGATCAAGGTGGCCCGCCGCGGCAAGGTCCGCCGCGCCAAGCTCTACTACCTGCGCGATCGCCGCGGTAAGTCGGCCCGCATCGTCGAGCGCTCCGACCGTCCGGCCAAGGCCGAGAAGGCCCCCGCCGCCGCCGAGTGACGCCTTTTTCGGGGCTGGCGTCCTCTGAAGCGCCGCTCCACCGGATTGCGAGAGCCCGCTGCGACCGCGTCGCGGCGGGCTTTTCCATGACGAGCCAGCCGCTCCCTTAATCGGCAATGCCGAGCACGACCGACAGCATCTGTCCCAGCGCCATCAAGGGCGCCGGACCAAGATGACCGATCGGCGCGCCGCATTTTTCGCGCCGCAGCGCGACGATCTTGTCGACCATGATCTGCGACGTCGTTTTCAGCCCGTTTCCGGGTGAGGGCTCCACGGTCAACCGGAAGATCGGCGCATCGCGCAGCGTGCTCGTCACAAGGCACACCAGCACGCTGTCCGTCGCATCCAGCCAATCCGATTGCACGACCACCGCCGGGCGGGGCTTGCCATAGTCGCCTGGTGCTGAGACGGTTACGAGATCGCCGCGCTTCACGGTTCGGGCCAGTCGGCAGCGCCCTCGATGAACCGGAGCGCTTCCGCCTCCTCCGGCGCGTCGCGCAGGAGTGCGGCCTGGCGCCGGGCTTCAGCCTGAAAACCTGGGGCTGCCGGATCGGGTACCCACACCCGGAGCAGCTTCATTCCCTTCCTGCGCCGGGCCTCTCGATAGCGCTGGAACTTGGTCAGGCCATCTTCGGGGGCAATGCGCGGCATCGTCCTCTCCATTGGTAGCGCGCTACTGTAGCATCTTTGGTCGCGCGCTACCACGAGAGCTCCGGACCCCAACGCTCTACGGCGCAGCGAGACCTCCTGCCAAGATTCGTTATCGTCTCGGCCGATCCGTACGGGTCACGGTGAGCGATGACGGCCGTGTCGGCCGCAACGGAATCACCCCCGCCGCAGCGCCTCCAGCACCTTCGCGCCGGGCCGCCCCGTGCGCGGCATGCCGAGCTGCGCCTCGATCTCCTTGATCGCCTCGCGGGTCTTGGCGCCCACCTTGCCGTCCGGCTCGCCGACGTCGTAGCCGCGGCGGGTGAGGCGGGCTTGGAGGTCGCGGCGCTCGGCGCGGGAGAGGGGCGGGTCGTCGGTGGGCCACTCGGCCTGGATGCCGGGACGGCCGCGCAGGCGGTCCGACAGGACGGCGATGGCGAGCCCGTAGGATTCGGCGGCGTTGTACGAGTAGATCGCGTCGAAGTTCCGGGTGACGAGGAAGGCGGGGCCGTCCGCGCCCGCCGGCGCCAGGATGCCGACCGGCCCTTCCGCGGTCAGCGGCCGCCCGTCGATGCGGGTGACGCCGAGGCTCGTCCAGTGCGCCACCGGCTTCTTGTTCTTGCGGCCGGCGGCGGCCGTGTTGAAGCCGCGGGGCAGGCGGACCTCGTAGCCCCAGCCGTGCCCGTTCGACCACTTCGCCACGCGCAGGAAATTCGCGGTGGAGCCCACCGCGTCCGCCGCCGAATCGACCACGTCGCGGCGTCCGTCGCCGTCGAGGTCGACCGCGAGGCGCTGGTAGGTCGAGGGCATGAACTGGGTCTGGCCGAAGGCGCCGGCCCAGGATCCGTAGAGGCGCGAGGCCTCGATGTCGCCGCGCTCGATGATCTTGAGGGTGGCGATCAGCTCGCCGCGGAAGAAGTCGCGCCGGCGATTGCCCGAGCAGGCGAGGGTGGCCAGCGACTGCACCAGCGGCATCTTGCCGAGGTTCTTGCCGAAATTCGATTCGACCCCCCAGACCGCCGCGATCGTGTAGCGGTCGACGCCGTACTTCGCCTCGGCCGCCGCGAGCGCCTGCGCGTGCTGGCGCATGGCGGCCTTGCCGTCGTCGACCCGCTCGTCGTCGACGAGGGCCGCCATGTAGTCCCAGATCGGCGTCTTGAACTCGGGCTGCGCCTGCGAGAGCTCGATCACCTTGTCGTCGTAGCTGATGCCGCTCGTCGCCGCCCGGAAGGTCTGGGCGGAGACGCCGGCACCGGCCGCCTGCGCCTGGATGCCGGCGAGGCAGGACTGGAAGTCGGCGCGGGCGCTTCCCGTCGCCGCGAGGCTCGCGAGGCAGAGGAGGGCGGTGGTCTTCGCGCGCGACGTCATGGGGCGTCTCCTGGGGAATCCGAGCGATTCCCCATCTTTAAGGCGCCCTGATGGTAAACGAACCGTGACGACGGGCCCGCGATCAGGCCCAGCCGCGCTCCGCGAGCCGTGCCTCGTAGGCGTCGATCTTCGGTGCGCGCTCCAGCGTCAGGCCGATCTCGTCGAGCCCATTCAGCAGATTGTGCTTGCGGCCCTCGTCGATGTCGAAATGCAGGGTGCCGCCGTCCGGCCCCTTGATCGTCTGCGCGGCGAGATCGACCGTCAGCGTCGCGTTGGCGCCGCGCTCGGCGTCCTCGAACAGCTTCTCCAGATCCTCCGGCGAGACCACGATCGCCAGGATGCCGTTCTTGGCGCAGTTGTTGAAGAAGATGTCCGCGAAGCTCGTCGAGATCACACAGCGGATGCCGAAATCGGCCAGCGCCCAGGGCGCGTGCTCGCGCGACGAGCCGCAGCCGAAATTGTCGCCGACGACGAGGATCTTGGCGTCGCGATAGGCCGGCTGGTTCAGCACGAAGTCGGGGTTCTCGGAGCCGTCGTCGTGATAGCGCATCTCCGAGAACAGGCCCTTGCCGAGGCCCGTGCGCTTGATCGTCTTCAGGTACTGCTTCGGGATGATGCGGTCGGTGTCGACGTTGATGATCCGCATCGGCGCCGCGACGCCTTCGAGGGTGGTGAACTTGTCCATGATCGGTGCCGTGAGGATGGGGCCGGCCGTTTCGCGAACCGGCGCGATGCCGGCTTTTAGCAGTCGGGCCGGGCGTCTCAAAGTCTCGCGAACGCGTCTCGCGATTGTCTGCGGCGCGCCCTATGCTGACGGCGAGGCATTCGACCGGGGGCCGATGCGATGAGCGATCCGAGCAACACCTTCAAGAAGGCGCCGAAGCGCAAGCCGATGCGGGGCCGCAACGTCGCGGTCTCGCCGGAGATGCGCGAGGCCTACGCGAAGATGATCAAGGAGCGGGAAGAGAAGGAGGAAGCCTACAACCGGCATCTCCCGCAGGACCCGCCGCGGGGGCGCTGAAGACACGAGGGTCCGGCGGACCCGGCGTCGTGCGCTGCCGCACGCTGCCTCGCGACACGGGGCCCCATCTGCCTCGGCATCGAGGTCCGCGCCGCGTGGGGGCCGGACCGGCCCGAGAGCCAGGAGGCTCACCATGTCGGCCCAGCTGATCCGTTCCGCGCTCGTCGCGACCGCCCTGACGGTCTCCGCCGGGGGCGCCATCGCCCAGAGCCGCACCGTGGCGGCCGACGTCCCGGCCGCCGCGAGCCTCGGCTATGCGGCCACCCCCTCAACGGCCAGGGCTACGCGACCGGGTCCGTCGCGCGTCCGCGGCGGGAACTCACCGTGATGGGCATGACGGGGGGCATCGAACCGAAGGATGCCGAGACGACCGGCTCGGTCGGGCCGCGCCCGTTCGAGCGCGGCTACGTCCGGTCGCGGTAACAGGCCCGGAGGCGTCGAGGCCACGCGTCGCCGCGCGGCCTCCCTTGCCGCCGGTGCGGGGTGCCTCAGCGCTTCAGCGGGCCGGCCTCGATCACGTCCTCGACCGTGCGCAGGCCCGCGCGCGGGGAGTTGACGAGGCAGGCCATGTTGCCCGGCGGGTGCTGGTTCTTCCACATCTTGGTGTGGGCCGCCGGGATCTTGTCCCAGGGGAAGACCTCGCTCATGCAGGGGTCGACCCGCTGGTCGAGCACGAACTGGTTGGCGGCCGAAGCCTGCTTCAGATGCGCGAAGTGCGAGCCCTGGATGCGCTTCTGGCGCATCCAGACGTAGCGGGCGTCGAAGGTGATGTTGAAGCCGGTCGTGCCCGCGC carries:
- the ybeY gene encoding rRNA maturation RNase YbeY, which gives rise to MPLEIDVAVEDPRWEGVAPDLEALVIRAVEAGYAAAPGAPGGALEVSVLLTDDAAVQALNRSWRGKDKPTNVLSFPAAPQPAIAGMAAPLGDVVLAYDTMLRESAEQSKPLADHLAHLLVHGTLHLLGQDHETGEAEADAMEALEVAALRTLGVPDPYAD
- a CDS encoding PhoH family protein; amino-acid sequence: MSTSDGASGRGGALRGRGPASRPGEIMETVEVSLTFDDNRLASLVFGQYDQNVAHIERRLGVTATALGNHLVVKGAPDAAEKARRVFERLYARAQESGTALTLGDVDGAIQETTVQGNLFPSAEIAAESDRPQFDQIATRRRGAVRARSAAQDAYIKALRSNELVFAEGPAGTGKTWLAVGHAVSLLEQGHVERLILSRPAVEAGERLGFLPGDMREKVDPYLRPIYDALYDFMEARHVDRGLQTGQIEIAPLAFMRGRTLTNAVVLLDEAQNTTSMQMKMFLTRLGENSRMIVTGDPSQIDLPPGQRSGLVEAVSILDGVEGIGRVTFRDVDVVRHDLVRRIVTAYEKASHGEAEADRNPNPRRRPLA
- the miaB gene encoding tRNA (N6-isopentenyl adenosine(37)-C2)-methylthiotransferase MiaB — its product is MKKAFVRSYGCQMNAYDAARMADVLGQQGYAATDSVEDADVVVLNTCHIREKAAEKVYSELGRLRVLKGERRQEGRDTRIVVAGCVAQAEGAEILARAPAVDVVVGPQSYHRLPELLEQSREKRVVDTEFPVEDKFDHLPARRNRGVSAFLTVQEGCDKFCAFCVVPYTRGAEVSRSVPAVLAEARALAEGGVREITLIGQNVNAYHGAGPDGGPATLADLMRAVAEIPGIARLRYTTSHPNDMGEDLIRAHAEIPALMPYLHLPVQSGSDRVLAAMNRRHTGDAYRRLIDRVRAARPDIALSSDFIVGFPGETDAEFSETMRLVAEIGFESAFSFKYSSRPGTPAAERADAVPESVKSERLAALQALLDRQRHAYQKAAVGRTTEILVEKAGRHPGQVAGKTPHLLAVQVDAPAASIGTILPVRIVEAGANSLFGATLSEAAAA
- a CDS encoding DUF2735 domain-containing protein gives rise to the protein MTASPRRETAKIYQFPVRPRAAGWHAGTPKAAAASYPVVETGAGAWYHEAAIQEAERTRKP
- a CDS encoding glutamine synthetase beta-grasp domain-containing protein, with the translated sequence MTKFKLEYIWLDGYAPTPNLRGKTQIKEFDSFPSLEQLPLWGFDGSSTKQAEGSSSDCVLKPVRHFPDPARSNGVLVLCEVMMPDGTTPHPSNKRATILDDEGAWFGFEQEYFFYKNGRPLGFPETGFPAPQGPYYTGVGYSNVGSVARQIVEEHLDLCLAAGINHEGINAEVAKGQWEFQIFGKGSKKAADEMWMARYLMQRLCEKYEIDIEYHCKPLGDTDWNGSGMHCNFSTTYLRETGGKAYFEALMAAFEANIEDHIAVYGPDNHMRLTGKHETAPWNKFSYGVADRGASIRVPHSFVKNDYKGYLEDRRPNSMGDPYQIASQVLKTIASVETGSASKAAA
- a CDS encoding glutaminase encodes the protein MTELERAVREISEEMRQRPDRGEVASYIPELARVDPQAFGLVVIDADGNVAAGGDSDVAFSIQSISKVFTLTLALGTVGDRLWRRVGREPSGSPFNSIVQLEREQGVPRNPFINAGAIAVTDVILSGHQPREALGEILRFMQFVADDSSIAIDEAVAASEQRTGFRNSALANYMKSFGVIENPVAYTLGVYFHHCAIAMTCRQLAKAGRFLAHSGRNPATGHLVVQPERARRINAIMLTCGHYDGSGEFAYRVGLPGKSGVGGGILAVAPGKASIAVWSPGLDAAGNSHLGRIALEALTRRMGWSIFGT